The genomic window TTTTGATATAGAAAACTTACTATTAAAAAACCAAAAACTCTGTAAATTATTATATTATCCTGATAAAGATGCTTTAGAAAAAGGAGATATAAAAGATACTGATATTCTAATAAATAACAATATATTTCCTTTCAATTATGTACCTCTCGATAATGAGCAGAAATGTATAATATCAATCATACTAGACGACTTTCATAATGATGGAAGTGTACATTTAAGAAAAGGGACTATATCTTTTAATATTATATGTCATAAAGATTTATGGGCAACTGATTTAGGACTAAGACCATTTTTGTTGATGGAAGAAATAGATACAACTTTTAACAAAGTGCATAATAGGCAAGCAGTTAAGAGTATAGGTGGATTAGTATTTAAAGATGCACACGCCTTATGGAATAGTAACATTTATTCGGGTTATCAATTAATTTATGAATGTGAAAATATAGTTTAAAGGGGGCAAGAATTAATGTTTAATGTATTAAAAATGTTAAAACTAGAATTAGGGAATAAAGAATATTTTACAGATGAGGAATTTACAGGGATTTTAATATTACATAAATTAAGTGCAACAGATACATATACAAACACAATGAAGAAACAGTTATATGAAGCTGCACTTGATGTATTAGAAAAAGTTATGAATAATTCTGATTATATGCGTAAACTTGAAACAGAGTTTGGAACACAAGGAGATGCTTATAAAAATCTTGAAAAACAAGTTGATAAAGTAAAAGATAAAATAATACAGCTAGAAGATGAGGAATTAGGAAGAGAAAATAAATCTGTATTTATGATGTATTATACAAATGAAATTTAAAGAAGGTGATTAAATGCAAAATTCAATTAGTAAGTTTTTTAATGAATATATAAGAAATTATGGTTGTAGTATAAAAATTAATGGTATAGATAATAGAGGATTTTTTAAAGAAATAGATGATAGAGAAAAAGGTTATGATAATAAATATTTGTTTACGGAGTTGGGAAAAGTTAGACAAGGAGACATCATTGAATGTTTGGAAAATAATTGGATTGTAATAGATAAAGATAGTAATATAGGACAAACTTATGACAAATGTGTAATTGCTAGAGCATTACATAACATTAAAATTTATATAAACAACACATTACATGAGTTTCCTGTGATTATTCAAACACAACAACAAGGTGTTGATGAAGAAAAATATATAAATATTGCTGATGGTAAAATTATGTTAATAACACAAGACAATAGTGTTACAAGAAAAATAGGTTACGATAAAAGAATTATTAAAATGCAGAATGTTTGGAATGTAACTGGCTTTACAAATGAAAATGAGGGTTTAAGATATATTTACTGTAAAAAAGGACAACTTAATCCTTCTTCAGATGATTTAGAAAATGAGATTGCTGACAGATGGTTACATGAAACTAAACATGAATATTCTATTGATATTACGGAAGATAATATACAACTTAAAGAAGGAGAAACTAAGCAATTAATAGTCAATGTTACGGATACAGTTAATAATAAAACTATCACTGTAAAAAAACCTACATTAATATATACATCATTAGATAATAATATAGTTACTGTTGATGATAAGGGATTAACTAAAGCAATTTCAGAGGGAGGCACAACTATTAAAGTTGCTTTTGAAAATATAGAAAAAATTATAAATGTAAAAGTAATAGAGGGTAGTAAAGTTGAATTAGAGATTAGTGGTGTTGATAAAATGGCTTTGGATAGAACTAAAACTTACAATTCAAATATTCCAGTAGTGTGGAGTGTAGAAAATGTACCAATGAGTAATGGAATGGTTGAAAGTATACAATATGCTACTATAACAGAAAACACAGATACAACTTGTACTATTAAAGCCACAGATAAATGGATTTTTGCTGATGGAAGAAGTAGATATTTTAATATCATTGCTATAAGTGAGGATAATAGTGATGTAGTAGTAATTAAGAATGTGAAAATTAGTCCATATTAAAAAACAAATATTGAATTTTTAGTATTGAAAAATATAGGTGCATAGTGATATACTTTATATACACATAGTTAATTAACTTAATATTTAACTATGATATATATATCTATATTGAAAATATTTTTAATATATAAAAGATAGATATATCAACGTTTAAAGGTTTTAAAATAGACGATGTTCAAGATGTTTACCACAATGCTGAATTCCCAGAAGAATGGGAAGAATAGATGGGTGAAAGGTTTTTTATAAGTAAGCAATTTGTAAGATGATGACATATGTTACCTGATAAAAACTTTAAAATATTCATATATTTAAATTCAACCACTTTTAATATAGATATATATATTGAAAGTGGTTTTTTGTTTATAGATTTAATAAAAGAATTCGATATTACATATAAATAAGTTTGGATATGTTTAATAACTTGTTGATAAGGAAGGCTACACTAAGTTGTTTACATTCTTTAAAAACAGACGCATAAATGTTAAATATAATTGATAGAAAAGAAAAAAGTTAACAGAATAAGAAGGTGACAAATATAATAATGGTGTTAAATTAATTTAAGATGAAAATATTTTAGTAAAAGAATTTATATATCTTTTCGATATTGATAAAAACACATTTCAATAATTAAAGTATATTTTTATGTTTGTTTATAAAAACTAAATAAAAATCAATATAGGTTATGATGAATTTTATGAAATGAGGAAATTGCATAATTAAAAATTAAAATACGTAATGCAAGTTTTATGCTTATGGAATTATGCAATTTCCTCAAATGTAAGTAATGGAGGATCATGAAATGGTTAAATTATCATTAGAAAAATATAAAAATAAAATGAAAGAGAAATATAAGGATATATTAAAAGAAATAGATAATAAGCTTGTATTAGCAGATTCATGGAGTAGAGGGAAATTGTTATACGAATTATTAGAAAAAACTGATATATGCCCAGAAGAATTAAAATATTATGTATTTTATAAGTGGTGGGATAGTATAGACTCATATCATTCAGAATTTAATAGAGATAGTATTAAAGAATGGATTAAATTAGCAAATATTGATATACAATCGGAAGTACAAGAGAAATTAATTATGGATGATGATGGATTTATCAAAGTTTATAGAGGAACGCATGAATTAAATGAAGGTTGGTATGGAATGAGTTGGACCACAGATAAAGAAATAGCTAAGAAATTTGCAAATGGATGTGGAGTTAGACTTCAAACTAAAAATCCAACTATATTAACTGGAAGAGTTTCGTATTATAATGTTTTGGGAATCTTTAATGATAGAAAGGAAAGTGAAGTATTATGTTATCTTGTTAATAAGCAAGATAATATAGAAAGAGTATATAATTTACCCTTATTAAAATTAAACTACTAAAACAAGCTGAAGTATAGGAAAGTTAATTTTTGTATTATGGGTTGTTGATAAATAAAGTTTCAATTAATACAAACAACAAGAGGTTAATGTGGATTTGATTCTACTAGAATTTATTAAACAAAGTATTTATAATGACTAAAGGGGAATTTAATGATATTAATCATATTTTTTAAAATAGGTCTAAAGAAAAATGATTATAAAGTGAATAAATAAATAAATACTTGACCATAATATCAACAAAGGACAAAGGAGTGATATTATGGAAAAAAAGAAAATATATACAATAGAAATTATTTGTTTGGTATGTTTTACTTTTTTATTAGGATATACTATAGGACTAAATAAAGTTGAAAAAAATATAAATAACAATAGTTACGAGTCAAGTATGGATGTTAATGGAACCAAAACAGGAAGTGACAAAACTTTAAATAAAGTAGTTTCTGAAAATGCTGAAGTTATTTTTCAGATGCAGTGTGACTCAAATAATGGAAGTAAATATATAGTAGAAAGAAAAAGAAAAGCTTCCGAGGAAGGTATAGTAGGGAAAAAAGGAAGTGAATTAGAGCAAAAATATAAAGGTGAGGGATATATTCTTAAAGATATTAATAATGAAACTGTTCAAATGATAAGAAAACCTTTAGTTTATAATCCTAACACATATGTTCTAATGACTGAGAATAACGAGATAGTAATAGCTCATGCTAATGAAAAAGGAAGTATATTTGACGATAAGGGCAATATAATAGAAAGACAGGGAACAGGAACTAAATTGCAAAGTTTAAGACCAGAAGATATAAAAAACATTATAAAAGGTGATAAATCTATACAGTATAAAAGCAATGTTGAGTTAAATGATAGCATAAAAGATTTTGATATAAAATATGAAATGCCAGAATAAAGCATTTCATATTTTTTTATTTTAGCGTACTTATACTGTATATACAGTTCTTAATGATGCTCTATTCTAAAGTTTGTAAGATTAGTTATACTAGTACTATGAGTAATGCATTCTTGATAATTTTATATTTAAATGGTAAAGTATTATATGATTAAAAAGTAGACTATATTTTAAAAAAGTATTCATTTTCTATAATTTGAAATGATATTTTTTTAAACACAGCTTAATAAAAAAGGGAGTTTTGGAGGAAGAAAACTTGTATGAATATATAAAGGGTAAGTATGTTGGTATAAAAAAAGAATACATAATAATTGAAAATAATAATACTGCTTATAAAATATATACTTCAGGAAGTACTATGTCACAGATGCCAAATAAAAGTCAAGAAGTAAAGCTTTATATAGAACAAATAGTTAGAGAAGATTTTATTGGATTGTATGGTTTTTTAACGGAAGAAGAGAGGGAAATGTTTAATCTTCTTTTAACGATAAATGGAGTTGGAGCTAAAGCGGCACTTTCATTACTTTCTATAAGTAGTGTTAATAATTTAAAAGCATCTATAGTTTCTAGTGATTATGGTATGTTAACAAAAGCTCCAGGTATAGGTAAAAAAATTGCTCAAAGAATAATTTTAGAACTAAAAGATAAGATTGATATTACAAATGAACAACTAGATGAGAAAAATTTAGTAAATATATCAGATTCTATAGAAAAGAATTTGGCAGAGGCACTTCAAGCTCTTATTTCTTTAGGATTTTCAGAAAAAGAGGCAAAAGCTGCTCTTAAACTTGCTAATGTAAATGATTCTTTAGAGGATATAATTAAAGGTAGTTTAAAACACTTAATGAATTGAGGGGATGTATATGGAGGATAGATTAGTTTCTGCTTCATATAAAAATGAAGATATAGACATTGAATATTCTTTGAGACCTCAAAGCCTTAATGAATACATAGGACAGAGAAAAGTAAAAGAAAAATTGAGCATATTTATAGAAGCTGCAAAGAACAGAGGAGAGTCTTTAGATCATGTTCTTCTTTATGGACCGCCTGGTCTTGGAAAAACTACTTTAGCAAATATAATTGCTAAAGAAATGGGAGGTAATTTAAAGATAACTTCTGGCCCTGCTATAGAAAGAGCGGGAGATTTAGCGGCAATTCTTACAGGACTCAATGACTTTGATGTATTATTTATTGATGAAATTCATAGGTTGAGTAGGGCTGTGGAAGAGATACTATATCCTGCTATGGAGGATAACGCCATAGATATAGTAATAGGAAAAGGAGCAGCGGCAAAATCTATAAGATTAGATTTGCCTAAATTCACTTTAATAGGAGCTACAACTAGAATAGGACTTTTAACTTCACCTCTTAGAGATAGGTT from Clostridium sp. MB40-C1 includes these protein-coding regions:
- a CDS encoding Ig-like domain-containing protein, translating into MQNSISKFFNEYIRNYGCSIKINGIDNRGFFKEIDDREKGYDNKYLFTELGKVRQGDIIECLENNWIVIDKDSNIGQTYDKCVIARALHNIKIYINNTLHEFPVIIQTQQQGVDEEKYINIADGKIMLITQDNSVTRKIGYDKRIIKMQNVWNVTGFTNENEGLRYIYCKKGQLNPSSDDLENEIADRWLHETKHEYSIDITEDNIQLKEGETKQLIVNVTDTVNNKTITVKKPTLIYTSLDNNIVTVDDKGLTKAISEGGTTIKVAFENIEKIINVKVIEGSKVELEISGVDKMALDRTKTYNSNIPVVWSVENVPMSNGMVESIQYATITENTDTTCTIKATDKWIFADGRSRYFNIIAISEDNSDVVVIKNVKISPY
- the ruvB gene encoding Holliday junction branch migration DNA helicase RuvB produces the protein MEDRLVSASYKNEDIDIEYSLRPQSLNEYIGQRKVKEKLSIFIEAAKNRGESLDHVLLYGPPGLGKTTLANIIAKEMGGNLKITSGPAIERAGDLAAILTGLNDFDVLFIDEIHRLSRAVEEILYPAMEDNAIDIVIGKGAAAKSIRLDLPKFTLIGATTRIGLLTSPLRDRFGVLSPMEFYEEEELKEIVIRSSKILGIEIKEDAASEISRRSRGTPRIANRILKRVRDYCEVKGNGIIDLLSSKKALELLEIDNQGFDRIDNKILEAIIDNFKGGPVGLETLAYFIGEELDTVQDVYEPYLIQRGFIVRMPRGRRATEKAYKHLKREVAK
- the ruvA gene encoding Holliday junction branch migration protein RuvA, with protein sequence MYEYIKGKYVGIKKEYIIIENNNTAYKIYTSGSTMSQMPNKSQEVKLYIEQIVREDFIGLYGFLTEEEREMFNLLLTINGVGAKAALSLLSISSVNNLKASIVSSDYGMLTKAPGIGKKIAQRIILELKDKIDITNEQLDEKNLVNISDSIEKNLAEALQALISLGFSEKEAKAALKLANVNDSLEDIIKGSLKHLMN